Below is a genomic region from Enterobacter hormaechei subsp. xiangfangensis.
GCTTGAACAGCGCGGCATTGCGGCCGAAACCCTGATGCAACTCAACGCGTTCCGTCATACCTTCAGCCATTTCCATCTGGACATTGTGCCGATGTGGCTTCCCGTGTCCTCATTCACGTCGTGCATGGATGAAGGCACCGCTCTCTGGTATAACTTAGCGCAACCGCCATCAGTCGGGCTGGCGGCTCCCGTGGAGCGCCTGTTACAGCAATTACGTGTCGGTGCAATGGTTTAGCATCGGCAAGACAAAGAGGAATGAGTATGGCCAGAACCATTTTTTGTACTTTCCTACAGCGCGACGCTGAAGGCCAGGATTTCCAGCTCTACCCGGGCGACCTGGGTAAGCGCATTTACAACGAGATCTCCAAAGAAGCCTGGGGACAGTGGCAGAAAAAACAGACCATGCTGATCAACGAGAAAAAGCTCAGCATGATGAACCCGGAACACCGCAAACTGCTGGAGCAGGAGATGGTGAACTTCCTGTTCGAGGGTAAAGACGTCCACATCGAAGGCTATACGCCACCGGAAAAATAATAACGCGCAGCTGCTGCCCGGCTGCGCTGCGCTTGCACGGGCCTACGGTTTTGTAGGTCGGGTAAGCGCAGCGCCACCCGGCAACAGCAACCCCAAAGCAAACACAACACGCACTCCCGGAATGATGAAAAAACTTTTAGCGCTAGCCCTTGTTGCGCCGTTGCTTGTGTCTTGTTCTTCCAAAAAAGGCGATGAATACAACGAAGCCTGGGTCAAGGACACCAACGGTTTTGACATTTTGATGGGGCAGTTTGCCCACAACATCGAGAACATATGGGGATTTAACGAAGTTCTTATTGCCGGACCGAAGGACTACGTTAAGTACACCGACGCCTATCAGACCCGTAGCCACATCAACTTTGATGACGGTACGATTACGGTTGAAACCATCGCGGGGACTGAACCTGCGGCGCATTTACGTCAGGCCATCATTAAAACCCTGCTGATGGGCGACGATCCGGGGTCTATCGACCTCTACTCTGATGCCGATGACATCACCATCTCCAAAGAGCCGTTCCTGTATGGCCAGGTCGTTGACCAGACCGGTCAGCCGATCCGCTGGGAAGGCCGCGCCACGAAATTTGCCGACTATCTGCTGCAAACGCGCCTGAAAAGCCGTACCAACGGCCTGAAAGTGATCTACAGCGTCACCATCAACCTGGTGCCAAACCACCTCGACAAGCGTGCGCATAAGTATCTGGGCATGGTGCGTCAGGCGTCGCGTAAGTATGGCGTGGATGAGTCGCTGATCCTGGCGATTATGCAGACCGAGTCCTCGTTCAACCCCTACGCGGTAAGCCGTTCCGACGCGCTGGGGCTGATGCAGGTTGTGCAGCACAGCGCCGGTAAAGACGTGTTCCGCGCGCAGGGGAAATCCGGCACGCCGAGCCGCAGCTACCTGTTTGACCCGCAGAGCAACATTGATACCGGCACGGCCTATCTGGCGATGCTGAACAATGTCTATCTCGGCGGGATTGATAACCCAACCTCACGTCGCTATGCGGTGATCACCGCCTACAACGGCGGGGCGGGCAGCGTGCTGCGCGTCTTCTCGAATGACAAAGTGCAGGCCGCGAACATCATCAACAGCATGGCGCCGGGGGATGTGTACGCTACCCTCACCACCCGCCACCCGTCTGCGGAATCCCGCCGCTATCTGTATAAGGTGAATACGGCGCAGAAGAACTATCGTCGCCGTTAAAAACCAACACCATCCCTCACCCTGCCCTCACCCCAAAGGGGAGAGGGTGTTCAAGTTCCCTCTCCCCTTTGGGGTGAGGGTTAGGGTGAGGGGGCATCAGGCCGCACTCACTCCACCCCACCCATACGAAAATGCTATTTGCATCACAATCCAGACTGCAAATTAATGTGGATTGCATTTTTTTGCGGGAGGTAACAAAACATAACGTTGCCAACTGATAGAATTGCATCAAATAACAACCCTGAATGTTCCTATAACAACATATCTCCCGCTCACTTGTGAGGAAAGTAACATGAACCTTAAGCTGCAGCTTAAAATCTTGTCGTTTCTGCAGTTCTGCCTGTGGGGTAGCTGGCTGACTACACTCGGCTCCTATATGTTTGTGACGCTCAAGTTCGATGGTGCGTCGATCGGTGCCGTTTACAGCTCGCTGGGCATTGCGGCTGTTTTCATGCCAACGCTGCTCGGTATCGTGGCGGATAAATGGTTAAGTGCGAAATGGCTATACATGCTTTGCCATCTGGTGGGTGCGGGGACGCTGTTTATGGCGGCCGAAGTGACCACGCCGGGGGCGATGTTTATGGTGATCCTGCTTAACTCGCTGGCGTATATGCCAACGCTTGGCCTGATCAACACCATCTCCTACTACCGCCTGAAATCTGCCGGACTGGATATCGTCACCGACTTCCCGCCTATCCGTATCTGGGGCACCATCGGCTTTATCATGGCGATGTGGGGCGTGAGCTTCGCGGGCTTCGAGCTGAGCCATATGCAGCTGTATATTGGTGCCGCGCTCTCCGTGCTGCTGGCGCTGTTCACCCTGACGCTGCCCACCATTCCGGTGTCTAACCAGCAGAAAAACCAGAGCTGGAGCACCATGCTTGGCCTGGACGCTTTCGCACTGTTCAAAAACAAGCGCATGGCGATCTTCTTTATCTTCTCCATGCTGCTGGGCGCGGAACTGCAAATCACCAACATGTTCGGTAATACCTTCCTGCACAGCTTCGATAACGATCCGCTGTTTGCCGGGAGCTTTATCGTCGAACACGCGTCGG
It encodes:
- a CDS encoding oxidative damage protection protein; the protein is MARTIFCTFLQRDAEGQDFQLYPGDLGKRIYNEISKEAWGQWQKKQTMLINEKKLSMMNPEHRKLLEQEMVNFLFEGKDVHIEGYTPPEK
- the mltC gene encoding membrane-bound lytic murein transglycosylase MltC; the encoded protein is MKKLLALALVAPLLVSCSSKKGDEYNEAWVKDTNGFDILMGQFAHNIENIWGFNEVLIAGPKDYVKYTDAYQTRSHINFDDGTITVETIAGTEPAAHLRQAIIKTLLMGDDPGSIDLYSDADDITISKEPFLYGQVVDQTGQPIRWEGRATKFADYLLQTRLKSRTNGLKVIYSVTINLVPNHLDKRAHKYLGMVRQASRKYGVDESLILAIMQTESSFNPYAVSRSDALGLMQVVQHSAGKDVFRAQGKSGTPSRSYLFDPQSNIDTGTAYLAMLNNVYLGGIDNPTSRRYAVITAYNGGAGSVLRVFSNDKVQAANIINSMAPGDVYATLTTRHPSAESRRYLYKVNTAQKNYRRR
- a CDS encoding nucleoside permease, with amino-acid sequence MNLKLQLKILSFLQFCLWGSWLTTLGSYMFVTLKFDGASIGAVYSSLGIAAVFMPTLLGIVADKWLSAKWLYMLCHLVGAGTLFMAAEVTTPGAMFMVILLNSLAYMPTLGLINTISYYRLKSAGLDIVTDFPPIRIWGTIGFIMAMWGVSFAGFELSHMQLYIGAALSVLLALFTLTLPTIPVSNQQKNQSWSTMLGLDAFALFKNKRMAIFFIFSMLLGAELQITNMFGNTFLHSFDNDPLFAGSFIVEHASVMMSISQISETLFILTIPFFLSRYGIKNVMLISIAAWMLRFGLFAYGDPSAFGTVLLVLSMIVYGCAFDFFNISGSVFVEKEVKPEIRASAQGMFLMMTNGFGCILGGVVSGKVVEMYTTNGITDWQPVWLIFAGYSLVLFFAFIALFKYKHVRVPNGAQPIAH